A section of the Entelurus aequoreus isolate RoL-2023_Sb linkage group LG21, RoL_Eaeq_v1.1, whole genome shotgun sequence genome encodes:
- the LOC133638906 gene encoding apelin receptor B-like, which yields MDPTVSPYEYYDYDETENSTMCDYSEWTPSYSVIPVLYMLIFILGLSGNGVVIFTVWRAQGKRRAADVYIGNLALADLTLVVTLPLWAVYTAMGYHWPFGVALCKLSSYVVLLNMYASVFCLTCMSFDRYLAIVHSLSSTQLRTRGHIRGSLAAIWMISGLLAAPTLIFRTTRHDPASNRTSCAMDFGLVVSNKQQENLWIAGLSISSSALGFLLPFLAMMVCYGFIGCTVTRHFNTLRKEDQRKRRLLKIITTLVVVFAACWIPFHVVKSADALSYLDLFPATCAFLRFLLLAHPYATCLAYVNSCLNPFLYAFFDLRFRSQCLCLLHLKKSLHASPAGSLSSQKTEAQSLATKV from the coding sequence ATGGATCCCACAGTGAGTCCTTACGAGTACTACGACTATGACGAGACGGAGAACTCCACCATGTGCGACTACTCGGAGTGGACGCCGTCCTACTCCGTCATCCCCGTGCTCTACATGCTCATCTTCATCCTGGGCCTGTCGGGGAACGGCGTGGTCATCTTCACCGTGTGGCGAGCGCAGGGCAAGCGGCGGGCGGCCGACGTCTACATCGGCAACCTGGCGCTGGCCGACCTGACCCTGGTGGTCACGCTGCCCCTGTGGGCGGTCTACACGGCCATGGGCTACCACTGGCCCTTCGGGGTGGCCTTGTGCAAGCTCAGCAGCTACGTGGTGCTCCTCAACATGTACGCCAGCGTCTTCTGCCTCACCTGCATGAGCTTCGACCGCTACCTGGCCATCGTGCACTCCCTGTCCAGCACGCAGCTGCGCACTCGCGGCCACATTCGCGGCTCCCTGGCCGCCATCTGGATGATCTCGGGGCTCCTCGCCGCGCCCACACTTATCTTCCGCACCACCAGGCACGACCCCGCCAGCAACCGCACCTCCTGCGCCATGGACTTCGGCCTGGTGGTGAGCAACAAGCAGCAGGAGAACTTGTGGATCGCCGGGCTGAGCATCTCCTCGTCGGCGCTGGGCTTCCTGCTGCCCTTCCTGGCCATGATGGTGTGCTACGGCTTCATCGGCTGCACCGTCACGCGCCACTTCAACACGCTGCGCAAGGAGGACCAGCGTAAAAGGCGGCTGCTGAAGATCATCACCACGCTGGTGGTGGTCTTCGCCGCCTGCTGGATCCCCTTCCACGTGGTGAAGAGCGCCGACGCCCTCTCCTACCTGGACCTCTTCCCCGCCACCTGCGCCTTCCTGCGCTTCCTCCTCCTGGCCCACCCGTACGCCACCTGCCTGGCCTACGTCAACAGCTGCCTCAACCCCTTCCTCTACGCCTTCTTCGACCTGCGCTTCAGGTCGCAGTGCCTCTGCCTGCTCCACCTCAAAAAGTCCTTGCACGCCAGCCCCGCCGGCTCCTTGTCCTCCCAGAAGACGGAGGCCCAGTCCCTCGCCACCAAGGTCTGA